In a single window of the Elaeis guineensis isolate ETL-2024a chromosome 8, EG11, whole genome shotgun sequence genome:
- the LOC105050426 gene encoding YTH domain-containing protein ECT4, with product MAAATDQGPDRIDSIEPVESSKVGAEQKTLGAEDSEEQPLPAKHEKVVSPKVSHDSSTMNPSKDAPGQLGSLDAGGDRTAAYPPNIYAPQAQTFFYGGYENATGEFEEYPRFLNVEGLEVGPTGVYNENPSLMFHTGYGYSPHMPYGPYSPVTTPIPSASGDGQLYTPQHFPFSGPYYQQPVPPSMPFITSPTPVSQAELTMPVDHQEAFLADTPNSNGMLFGPRPGYHVSYGSFSTGSFAGNSGNPGFCDLRQEFDGFGSGGYWSDWLKSPDGMGSLTPLSPAASPQPIGALVSFGQSTMPLAGMAPQQPKSFYGFGSSVSSYDRGYSHGGMYHQGSNFGGSNPSLGMNVRNLSAVDKGRKRGKGNASLCGCNGTPDFLCEQNRGPRATRPKNPAVEQNASLVGKNDNSTTKANHELYNNPDFVMEYKDAKFFIIKSYSEDNVHKSIKYGVWASTANGNRKLDSAYHEAKEKDNRCPVFLFFSVNASAQFCGVAEMIGPVDFEKSVDYWQQDKWSGQFPVKWHIVKDVPNNLFRHIILENNDNKPVTNSRDTQEVKLEQGLEMLSIFKNHEADMSILDDFDFYEEREKAMQERKARQLQQPSNSTMASSAVVGNEPRNPAAISGDVIKQISKSFAQAVRLEEGKNANPPGVRNSSTNVTAAQPQDLVSEQLQL from the exons ACTCAATTGAGCCAGTGGAATCATCAAAAGTAGGTGCTGAGCAGAAAACACTTGGTGCTGAGGATTCAGAAGAACAG CCACTTCCTGCTAAACATGAGAAAGTGGTATCGCCTAAAGTTTCACATGACTCAAGTACCATGAATCCATCAAAAGATGCCCCAGGCCAGCTGGGTTCTCTGGATGCAGGTGGAGACCGCACTGCTGCTTATCCGCCCAACATCTATGCCCCTCAGGCACAAACATTCTTTTATGGAG GATATGAAAATGCTACTGGTGAGTTTGAAGAATATCCTCGGTTTTTAAATGTTGAGGGCTTGGAAGTTGGACCAACT GGTGTCTACAATGAGAATCCATCTCTCATGTTCCATACTGGATATGGGTACAGTCCTCATATGCCTTACGGACCTTATTCTCCGGTTACGACTCCTATACCTTCTGCCAGTGGAGATGGCCAGCTCTACACTCCTCAGCATTTCCCATTCTCGGGCCCTTACTACCAGCAACCAGTTCCTCCTAGCATGCCGTTTATTACTTCTCCAACTCCAGTTTCACAAGCTGAATTAACCATGCCAGTTGATCACCAAGAAGCTTTTCTTGCTGATACTCCAAATTCCAATGGCATGTTGTTTGGACCAAGACCTGGTTATCATGTTTCCTATGGTTCTTTCAGTACAGGTAGCTTTGCTGGAAATTCTGGTAATCCTGGTTTCTGTGATTTGAGGCAAGAGTTCGATGGTTTTGGCTCTGGCGGGTATTGGTCAGATTGGTTGAAATCACCGGATGGGATGGGGTCTTTGACTCCATTGTCACCAGCAGCTTCACCTCAACCAATTGGTGCACTTGTTTCATTTGGCCAAAGCACGATGCCTTTAGCTGGAATG GCTCCACAGCAACCAAAGTCCTTCTATGGTTTTGGATCCTCAGTTAGCTCTTATGACAGAGGGTACTCTCATGGTGGGATGTATCATCAGGGCAGTAATTTTGGGGGGTCCAATCCCAGCTTGGGAATGAATGTTCGGAACTTGAGTGCAGTTGACAAAGGCCGAAAGCGAGGAAAAGGTAATGCTTCATTGTGTGGTTGCAATGGCACTCCAGACTTTCTCTGTGAGCAAAACCGAGGGCCACGGGCTACTAGACCAAAGAATCCAGCAGTGGAACAGAACGCATCACTGGTTGGTAAAAATGACAATTCTACTACAAAAGCTAATCATGAGTTATACAATAACCCGGACTTTGTCATGGAGTACAAGGATGCAAAGTTCTTTATAATAAAATCTTACAGTGAGGACAATGTCCATAAGAGTATCAAGTATGGAGTTTGGGCCAGCACTGCCAATGGGAACAGGAAGTTGGATTCTGCTTATCATGAGGCAAAAGAAAAGGACAATCGATGTCcagttttcttatttttctcg GTAAATGCTAGTGCACAGTTTTGTGGGGTAGCTGAGATGATTGGACCTGTAGATTTTGAGAAGAGTGTGGACTATTGGCAGCAAGACAAGTGGAGTGGTCAATTTCCAGTCAAGTGGCATATTGTGAAAGATGTCCCGAACAATCTTTTTCGCCATATCATCCTTGAAAACAATGATAATAAGCCAGTAACCAATAGCAGAGACACCCAGGAG GTGAAACTGGAACAGGGTTTGGAGATGCTAAGTATTTTCAAAAATCATGAGGCTGACATGTCGATTCTTGATGACTTTGACTTCTATGAGGAGCGGGAGAAAGCAATGCAAGAGAGGAAGGCTCGGCAGCTGCAGCAGCCATCCAACTCTACAATGGCCTCTTCAGCAGTTGTTGGCAATGAGCCAAGGAACCCAGCAGCCATCTCTGGTGATGTCATAAAGCAAATTTCAAAGAGCTTTGCTCAAGCTGTCCGGTTGGAAGAAGGTAAAAATGCAAACCCACCTGGAGTTAGAAACAGCTCAACCAATGTGACTGCTGCTCAGCCTCAAGATTTGGTAAGTGAGCAACTGCAGCTGTGA
- the LOC105050425 gene encoding LOW QUALITY PROTEIN: serine/threonine-protein kinase STY13 (The sequence of the model RefSeq protein was modified relative to this genomic sequence to represent the inferred CDS: inserted 1 base in 1 codon; deleted 2 bases in 1 codon) → MVEGAKFTGLMMGGGGGNDKGNNFYDMAYYRKLGEDSNMSIDSVNSLQTTNGGGSIAMSVDNSSVGSSDSHTGILNHPGLRPIPANYSVNYSRCPGKVFHALSDDALAKALMDXHSLTETLKDYEEWTIDLGKLNMGVPFAQGAFGKLYKGTYNGEDVAIKLLERPENDRERERLMEQQFVQEVMMLANLRHPNVVRFIGACRKPMVWCIVTEYAKGGSVRQFLMKRQNRSVPLRLAVKQALDVARGMAYVHGLGFIHRDLKSDNLLIFTDKSIKIADFGVARIEVQTEGMTPETGTYRWMAPEMIQHRPYNQKVDVYSFGIVLWELITGMLPFPNMTAVQAAFAVVNKGVRPIIPQDCLPALAEIMTRCWDANPDVRPTFAEVVRMLENAEMEIVNSVRKARFRCCMSQPMTTD, encoded by the exons ATGGTGGAAGGCGCGAAATTCACCGGACTCATGATGGGTGGTGGCGGTGGAAACGATAAGGGGAACAACTTCTATGACATGGCGTATTACCGGAAGCTCGGGGAGGACTCCAACATGTCCATAGACAGTGTAAATAGCCTACAGACTACCAATGGTGGAGGATCCATTGCCATGTCGGTGGACAACAGCAGTGTGGGGTCGAGTGACTCTCATACTGGCATCCTCAACCATCCTGGTCTCCGCCCCATCCCT GCCAATTATTCTGTTAATTACAGCAGATGCCCAGGCAAGGTGTTTCATGCACTTAGTGACGATGCATTGGCCAAGGCATTGATGG CCCATTCCCTGACGGAGACACTCAAGGATTATGAGGAGTGGACCATCGATCTGGGGAAGCTCAACATGGGAGTGCCTTTTGCTCAGGGGGCTTTTGGAAAGCTTTACAAGGGCACTTACAATGGAGAAGATGTAGCAATTAAGCTGTTGGAGAGGCCCGAGAATGACCGGGAGAGAGAGAGGTTGATGGAGCAGCAGTTCGTGCAGGAGGTCATGATGCTCGCAAACCTGAGGCATCCAAATGTGGTTAGGTTTATAGGTGCATGCAGGAAGCCGATGGTTTGGTGCATCGTGACCGAGTATGCAAAGGGTGGCTCAGTTCGGCAGTTCTTGATGAAGAGGCAGAACAGATCAGTGCCACTGAGGCTGGCTGTCAAACAAGCACTGGATGTTGCTAGGGGAATGGCCTATGTGCATGGACTAGGCTTTATTCACAGGGATCTTAAGTCAGACAACCTTCTCATTTTTACAGACAAATCCATCAAGATTGCTGACTTTGGAGTGGCTCGCATTGAGGTGCAAACTGAGGGAATGACTCCAGAGACTGGAACTTACCGTTGGATGGCTCC GGAAATGATCCAGCACAGACCCTACAATCAAAAAGTTGATGTCTATAGCTTTGGTATTGTCTTGTGGGAGCTTATAACTGGTATGCTTCCATTCCCAAACATGACAGCTGTTCAGGCAGCATTTGCTGTCGTCAACAAGGGTGTGCGTCCAATCATACCGCAAGATTGTCTCCCTGCACTTGCTGAGATAATGACCCGCTGCTGGGATGCAAACCCTGATGTACGCCCCACGTTTGCCGAGGTTGTCAGGATGCTGGAGAATGcagagatggagattgttaactCCGTCCGCAAGGCACGCTTCCGTTGCTGCATGTCCCAGCCGATGACCACCGACTGA